Proteins from a genomic interval of Niabella soli DSM 19437:
- a CDS encoding ABC transporter permease, with translation MVQLFKIEWLKIKTYRTFWVLFCSFFIFLPSMFLLAGDRFMHQFQGKTMEAEAIKRFMNSPFVFPNVWRGAAWFGGLFFIIIGMLFIMLITNEVQYRTHRQNIIDGWSRMNFIAAKASLLLFFVLTTTVMVFLTGLVCGFLYTPDLGSVSVFENFYYVGYYALMATMYLTVAFLIAILIRRTGLAVIVYFAYVFIIDNLLWLALTFRKGQAGYFLPLESSDSLIPNPFKPALLETRTVSDLSLIFTALCYGAAMVYLIIRYYKNADLKS, from the coding sequence ATGGTACAGCTTTTTAAAATAGAGTGGTTGAAGATAAAAACCTATCGCACGTTCTGGGTGCTGTTCTGTTCCTTTTTTATTTTTCTTCCGTCGATGTTTCTTTTAGCCGGCGACCGGTTTATGCACCAGTTCCAGGGAAAAACCATGGAAGCAGAGGCCATTAAGCGTTTTATGAACTCGCCTTTTGTTTTTCCTAATGTATGGAGGGGCGCCGCCTGGTTTGGGGGATTGTTCTTTATTATCATCGGTATGTTGTTCATTATGTTGATCACTAATGAGGTGCAGTACCGGACCCACCGGCAGAATATTATCGATGGCTGGAGCCGGATGAATTTTATTGCGGCCAAAGCCTCGCTGTTGCTTTTTTTTGTATTAACCACTACGGTAATGGTGTTCCTTACCGGGCTGGTTTGTGGCTTTTTGTATACGCCCGACCTGGGTTCCGTAAGCGTCTTTGAGAACTTCTATTATGTGGGATATTATGCGCTGATGGCAACCATGTATCTGACCGTAGCCTTTCTTATAGCCATCCTCATCCGGAGAACGGGCCTCGCCGTTATCGTCTATTTCGCTTATGTTTTCATTATCGACAATCTCCTTTGGCTGGCGCTTACCTTTCGCAAAGGGCAGGCCGGCTACTTCCTGCCTTTGGAAAGCTCCGACTCATTAATACCCAACCCGTTTAAACCGGCATTATTAGAAACGCGCACCGTTTCTGATTTAAGTTTGATCTTCACAGCCCTGTGCTACGGAGCAGCAATGGTTTACCTTATTATCCGGTATTATAAAAATGCCGATCTGAAGAGTTAA